From one Dermacentor silvarum isolate Dsil-2018 chromosome 3, BIME_Dsil_1.4, whole genome shotgun sequence genomic stretch:
- the LOC119444267 gene encoding uncharacterized protein LOC119444267, translating into MDTTPNSDVTPNPMVHEPVVATLKLPEFWQSDSELWFLSVEPLCRRHRVTSQTARYDYIIGALPPAVIAIVRDILRSPPPDTPYGTLKTELIRRTTESEQRRLQQLLTAEELGDRTPRELLRRMRHLIGDQSAALDASILRELFLQRLPQQVRMILSVSSTETLDSLAQIAGKIMHIGTPAISGIKRQRDSSLFAPVRDDRLDRLLQANKELNRKVDQLAAEPISLKADHRGSASRQRHQRCDRSPSLPRSVC; encoded by the coding sequence atggacaccacacccaacaGCGACGTCACACCGAATCCCATGGTACACGAACCTGTCGTCGCTACTCTCAAGCTACCGGAGTTTTGGCAGTCGGACTCAGAACTCTGGTTTCTGAGCGTCGAGCCTCTCTGCCGACGACATCGAGTAACGTCGCAAACAGCAAGGTACGACTACATCATCGGTGCTTTACCACCTGCTGTCATTGCCATTGTAAGGGATATTCTGCGTTCTCCGCCTCCTGACACACCCTACGGCACTCTTAAAACAGAGCTTATACGCCGGACAACCGAGTCGGAACAGCGTAGGCTGCAACAGCTACTCACCGCGGAGGAGCTCGGTGACCGAACGCCCAGGGAGCTTCTGCGTCGCATGCGGCATCTGATTGGGGACCAGTCTGCTGCATTGGATGCATCCATTCTACGGGAGCTCTTCCTACAGCGACTGCCACAGCAGGTGCGGATGATCTTGAGCGTGTCCTCCACAGAAACCCTCGACTCTCTGGCACAGATAGCCGGCAAAATTATGCATATCGGCACCCCGGCCATATCTGGAATCAAGAGGCAACGTGACTCTTCCCTCTTTGCGCCGGTCCGCGACGACCGCTTGGACCGTCTCCTTCAAGCTAACAAGGAGCTCAACCGCAAAGTGGACCAGCTGGCCGCTGAACCCATCTCGCTCAAAGCAGACCACCGAGGCAGTGCGTCGCGACAGCGACACCAACGCTGCGACAGATCACCAAGTCTGCCTCGCAGCGTCTGCTGA